Below is a window of Flavobacterium sp. CFS9 DNA.
AAGTATCCACTGTCAGGAACAATTTTAACCGTGATTGGTTGTGCGGGTTGATAAGTACCTGAACCAATATCGTATATTTGACTTTGTGCATTGAAAATATCCGGGATTTTTACGCCGTCAACTGCTTTAATTTTAGTTTCCAAATCAAACAAAACCAATTCCCCATTAAAAGGAAGTTCCTTCATATACTGAAGTATTGCTTCCTGAACTGGATAATTACCGTATAAAATGCTCATTCCTGTACTGTCTAAAACAAGGGGATCACAAAAAACTTTCATATTCAGTAGTAAAATATCTGCCGGATTATTAATCACGATGTATTTAACACCACAATCTGCAATCTCACGTACGTAAGCATCAAATGCCTGTTTTTGTGGCGGAGTAATTGGGGCTAATAGATCATTGCTTTCCGATGCTATTTTAATCAATAACTGACCGCCATTTTGGGTAACTGCGCTATACTTAATAATTTTTGAGGCTTCGATCTGTTCATCTGTAAAACCATTGTTGTCATATTTATCAGTATCAGTAATCAAATCAAAACCATACTGAAATGATAAAGCTTTTGTTCGATACCAGGAAGCGCGGTGGGGCATTTTGGTTTCAATTATTTCGAGCACTTCAACAACATTCTGATCAAACATTTTTTCGTGCAACTCAACCATTAAAGCAACAATTTCGAAAATAATATTCTCCAAACTCACAAGGGAGAACTCAGCTTCAAAAGATGTTCCTGGTGTGAAACCGTAAATACTCGATAAAGTTGAATTTGCCATAAAAGACATGGTCATTTCCGCTTTAATTTGTGATTTTGTTCGTGCCATTACTTATCTTACTATAAATGTTTTTTCAATCACCATTGCCCC
It encodes the following:
- a CDS encoding nucleotidyltransferase, encoding MARTKSQIKAEMTMSFMANSTLSSIYGFTPGTSFEAEFSLVSLENIIFEIVALMVELHEKMFDQNVVEVLEIIETKMPHRASWYRTKALSFQYGFDLITDTDKYDNNGFTDEQIEASKIIKYSAVTQNGGQLLIKIASESNDLLAPITPPQKQAFDAYVREIADCGVKYIVINNPADILLLNMKVFCDPLVLDSTGMSILYGNYPVQEAILQYMKELPFNGELVLFDLETKIKAVDGVKIPDIFNAQSQIYDIGSGTYQPAQPITVKIVPDSGYFKILNFDNITYVV